The Bacteroidota bacterium DNA window GTAACGGGACGTGGCGCAAACGACGGGGATGGAAACGCTATGATGACGGATCCGATCGCGGACTTTTTGACGCGCATCCGCAACGCTTATCGGGCGCGCCTCCGATATGTAGATGCGCCCAACGCCAAACTCAAACAGGCTATTGCGGAGATCCTCTTGGATCAGGGTTATATCCAGAACTACCTCGTCATCGACGACGGCAAGCAGGGCATCTTGCGGCTGTATCTGAAGTACACCTACGCGGGCCAGCCGGCCATCCGGCGGCTGGAGCGCGTAAGCAGACCCGGGCGTCGGGTCTACCGGGGGATTCGGGATATGCCCCGCGTCGCCAACGGGCAGGGGATCGCTATTCTGTCGACCTCGCGGGGCATCATGACCGACAAGGAGGCCCGAAAGCAAAACGTCGGGGGCGAGGTCATCTGCTACGTCTACTGAACACGGGTCCTCGGCCTATCGGGCCGATTGCCATAGGGGACGCGCTATGTCACGGATCGGCAGAAAACCCATCAGCCTACCCAAGGGGGTGACGGTCTCGGTATCCCCGCGCAACGTGGTGACAGTCAAGGGGCCGAAGGGAAGCCTGGAGTTGGCCGTAGACCCTGATATTCGGGTGGTGCTCGAAGAGCAGCAGGTGCGCCTGGAGCGCCCCACGGATCAGAAGCGGCATAAAGCCCTGCATGGTCTTTATCGGGCCCTCCTGGCCAACATGG harbors:
- the rpsH gene encoding 30S ribosomal protein S8; this translates as MTDPIADFLTRIRNAYRARLRYVDAPNAKLKQAIAEILLDQGYIQNYLVIDDGKQGILRLYLKYTYAGQPAIRRLERVSRPGRRVYRGIRDMPRVANGQGIAILSTSRGIMTDKEARKQNVGGEVICYVY